The following coding sequences are from one Triticum aestivum cultivar Chinese Spring chromosome 5A, IWGSC CS RefSeq v2.1, whole genome shotgun sequence window:
- the LOC123104707 gene encoding uncharacterized protein, with amino-acid sequence MMMPTGGDSSSPVRALRRLAGSLLAAARLRGSFSASKCKTEARMAAARMKLLRNRREAQVRKMRGDVAALLRDGREDTARIRVEHVIREQNTMAANEIVELFCELIVTRLPIIAKQKECPADLKEGICSLIFAAPRCSELPELTRMRDLFEKKYGKDFVAAAVDLRPNAGVNNLLIEKLSANKPSGQTKLKVLKDIAKEHQIDWDPSEAEQDLLKPAEEMIQGPSSFGEASKMPVKTTLSANFVQPSPSIYSSGYADEYDDNNVRGAKQFKDAASAARAAAESAAQAASAAKAAANLANQNTHSSDEDDDDDDDEDEDWKTTLHESTHSSRCQSMMSNSSRTSRKENASAFDEMRLRGSTGRRLSGSNHMEDKDSDLLQDLGTGRTRRRNSRAASKVHSEIKFDDSEAEDGSDAEIQSSLERRPPRKERYQGNGHREEKEAEDNDDFPEPPKANPGSRVHPNMPLDFETLTARFEALRSSGGKLP; translated from the exons atgatgatgccCACGGGCGGCGACTCCAGCTCCCCCGTGCGCGCGCTGCGGCGGCTGGCCGGCTCCCTcctcgccgccgcgcgcctccGCGGCTCCTTCAGCGCATCCAAATG CAAGACGGAGGcgcggatggcggcggcgcggaTGAAGCTGCTGCGGAACCGCCGCGAGGCGCAGGTGCGCAAGATGCGCGGGGACGTCGCCGCGCTGCTCCGCGACGGCCGCGAGGACACCGCCCGCATCAGG GTCGAGCATGTAATTAGAGAACAAAACACTATGGCGGCAAATGAGATTGTTGAACTTTTCTGTGAACTGATTGTTACACGGCTTCCCATCATTGCCAAGCAGAA GGAATGCCCAGCGGACCTGAAAGAAGGTATCTGCAGTTTGATATTTGCAGCCCCAAGGTGCTCTGAACTCCCTGAACTCACTCGGATGCGGGACCTTTTTGAAAAGAAGTATGGGAAAGATTTCGTTGCTGCTGCAGTTGACCTGCGCCCAAATGCTGGTGTTAATAACCTT CTAATTGAGAAGCTGTCAGCCAATAAGCCGTCTGGGCAAACTAAGCTGAAAGTTCTCAAGGATATAGCAAAGGAGCATCAAATCGATTGGGACCCGAGCGAGGCTGAGCAGGATCTTCTTAAACCTGCTGAAGAGATGATT CAAGGACCTAGTTCATTTGGTGAAGCTTCCAAAATGCCCGTGAAGACTACGCTATCAGCAAATTTTGTGCAACCCAGTCCATCTATTTACAG TTCTGGATACGCTGATGAGTATGACGATAATAATGTTAGAGGTGCCAAGCAATTCAAGGATGCAGCTTCAGCTGCACGAGCAGCTGCGGAGTCTGCTGCACAAGCAGCATCTGCCGCTAAGGCTGCAGCCAACCTTGCCAACCAGAACACCCATTCATCCGAcgaagacgatgacgatgacgatgacgaggacgagGACTGGAAGACCACTCTTCATGAGTCCACTCATTCTAGCAGGTGCCAATCGATGATGAGCAACTCAAGCAGAACCTCCAGGAAAGAAAATGCATCCGCCTTCGATGAAATGAGGCTCCGTGGAAGCACAGGCAGAAGGTTAAGCGGGTCGAACCACATGGAAGATAAAGACTCGGACCTGCTTCAGGATCTGGGTACTGGCAGGACGCGCAGAAGGAACAGCCGTGCTGCTAGCAAGGTGCACtcggagataaagtttgatgaTTCAGAGGCGGAGGACGGCAGCGACGCCGAGATACAGTCCTCCCTGGAGAGGCGGCCTCCACGGAAGGAACGTTACCAAGGAAACGGTCACCGCGAAGAGAAGGAAGCAGAAGACAACGATGACTTCCCTGAGCCGCCGAAGGCGAACCCCGGCTCCCGCGTTCATCCGAACATGCCCCTGGACTTCGAGACCCTGACGGCGCGCTTCGAGGCGCTGAGGTCATCCGGGGGGAAGCTCCCTTAG
- the LOC123107632 gene encoding uncharacterized protein isoform X3: MAIIAMIAMTYEEEIQQDFELWLRYAVSCKARVIRLEMTVYRPLRIFPGTLISQHLTRLILHRVQFEDFSLDVLGCQLLEVLDIQDCIIDIETVFPKSLQHLAIRDTGLFPMETRCVISAPGLVFLELYDCLGWTPLLESLPSLVTAFINTGPYCRDNCRNSSNADCGLESCVECYGIDDCVLLQGLSAATNLELITCKSMIFRNDIKWSPMFSKVKTLLLGDWCMAANFSGLVYFLQHSPILQRLTLELASRSEEFLIETSEIYNPAEQFLVSKHLKAVKINHVKDDKRIHQLLKVLAYHGVHLELINIEEKEDARERC, from the exons ATGGCGATCATCGCCATGATTGCTATGACCTACGAGGAGGAGATTCAGCAAGACTTTGAGCTGTGGCTCCGTTATGCTGTGTCATGCAAAGCGAGGGTTATTCGACTCGAAATGACTGTTTATCGTCCTTTGAGGATATTTCCTGGGACTCTCATCTCCCAGCACTTGACAAGGTTAATTCTTCATCGTGTCCAGTTTGAGGATTTCTCTCTTGATGTTTTGGGCTGTCAGTTACTGGAGGTGTTGGACATTCAAGACTGTATAATCGACATTGAGACTGTTTTCCCAAAATCTCTACAACATCTGGCGATCAGAGATACAGGTCTTTTCCCAATGGAAACCCGGTGTGTTATATCTGCGCCAGGTCTGGTTTTCTTGGAACTATACGACTGTTTGGGTTGGACTCCGTTGCTTGAGAGCCTGCCATCATTGGTAACGGCATTTATCAACACTGGACCCTACTGCAGAGATAATTGTAGAAATAGTTCTAACGCGGACTGTGGTCTCGAGTCATGTGTGGAGTGCTATGGTATAGATGATTGTGTGCTTCTCCAAGGTTTATCAGCCGCTACAAATTTAGAGCTGATAACCTGCAAGTCTATG ATCTTcagaaatgatataaaatggtCCCCGATGTTTAGCAAGGTAAAAACATTGTTGCTTGGTGACTGGTGTATGGCTGCTAACTTCAGTGGACTAGTTTACTTTCTCCAGCACTCACCAATTCTACAGAGGCTTACGCTTGAACTTGCTAGTCGCTCTGAG GAATTTCTCATTGAAACGAGTGAGATCTACAACCCAGCGGAACAATTTTTGGTATCAAAACATCTCAAGGCAGTCAAAATCAATCATGTGAAAGACGATAAAAGGATTCACCAATTATTGAAGGTCCTTGCTTATCATGGAGTACATTTGGAACTAATAAACATTGAAGAGAAGGAGGACGCTCGTGAAC GTTGCTGA
- the LOC123101527 gene encoding uncharacterized protein produces MGDLAFTKMDEVYAPRDVHSMTVAEMFAVDAGRVIGQFSTFPASFGCSFGVHLIGSFAPPVRRNGREALQQESGCGCWRGPLKHAAGRCDPSRAVAPALVSSRADVRARHPLAHPLEVRAVSSRDRVDADDEAYRCCQDLKRFIDSFLRCRDPTPLHECEILFDDDRRSEEFHQDFELWLRYAVPHKVRVLRFEILAGHDPLQLSAGALISEHLTTLILCCVEFEDFSLDVSGCQSLEVLEMHECVINIGTALPKSLKHLTIRDTSFGSQDSPCLTSAPGLVTLEVADCHGWTPLFKSLPSLVAAFINTEYVLKGSSGNSFNGYCGHEQCVVCHGIADFVFLEGLSGATNLELTAEYFMIFRTDIEWCPMFSRLKTLLLSDWCMAQYFHGLVFFLKHSPILERLTLEHCTLSKV; encoded by the exons ATGGGCGACCTAGCATTCACCAAGATGGATGAAGTCTATGCTCCGCGGGATGTCCACTCGATGACGGTGGCCGAAATGTTCGCGG TCGACGCGGGGCGAGTCATCGGGCAATTTTCCACCTTCCCTGCCTCGTTTGGCTGCTCATTTGGTGTCCATCTCATTGGCAGCTTCGCGCCACCTGTTCGACGGAATGGCAGAGAGGCTCTGCAGCAAGAAAGCGGCTGTGGCTGCTGGCGAGGACCGCTTAAGCACGCTGCCGGAAGATGTGATCCATCTCGTGCTGTCGCTCCTGCCCTCGTGTCAAGCCGTGCGGACGTGCGTGCTCGCCACCCGCTGGCGCACCCTCTGGAAGTCCGTGCCGTCTCTTCGCGTGATCGCGTCGATGCCGATGATGAGGCCTACCGGTGTTGCCAGGACCTGAAGCGTTTCATCGATAGCTTTCTTCGCTGCCGTGACCCAACACCTCTGCACGAATGTGAGATCCTTTTTGACGATGATCGGCGCTCGGAGGAGTTTCACCAAGACTTTGAGCTGTGGCTCCGTTATGCCGTGCCTCACAAAGTGAGGGTTCTCCGATTTGAAATCCTAGCTGGTCATGATCCGTTGCAGCTATCTGCCGGGGCTCTCATCTCGGAGCATTTGACAACATTAATTCTTTGTTGCGTCGAGTTTGAGGATTTCTCTCTGGATGTTTCCGGCTGTCAGTCACTTGAGGTGCTGGAGATGCACGAGTGTGTAATCAACATCGGGACTGCCTTACCGAAATCCTTAAAGCATCTGACAATCAGAGATACAAGTTTTGGCTCTCAGGATTCCCCCTGTCTTACTTCTGCGCCAGGTCTGGTTACCTTGGAAGTTGCTGACTGTCATGGTTGGACCCCGTTGTTTAAgagcttgccatcactagttgcgGCATTTATAAACACCGAATATGTCTTGAAGGGTTCTTCCGGAAATAGTTTCAATGGGTACTGTGGTCATGAGCAATGTGTGGTGTGCCATGGTATAGCTGATTTTGTGTTTCTTGAAGGTTTGTCGGGCGCTACGAATTTAGAGTTGACAGCTGAATACTTTATG ATTTTCAGAACAGATATAGAATGGTGCCCTATGTTTAGCAGGCTAAAAACATTGTTGCTCAGTGACTGGTGTATGGCTCAGTACTTCCATGGACTAGTTTTCTTTCTCAAGCACTCACCGATTCTAGAGAGGCTTACCCTTGAACACTGTACTTTATCTAAGGTatga
- the LOC123107632 gene encoding uncharacterized protein isoform X2, which produces MAIIAMIAMTYEEEIQQDFELWLRYAVSCKARVIRLEMTVYRPLRIFPGTLISQHLTRLILHRVQFEDFSLDVLGCQLLEVLDIQDCIIDIETVFPKSLQHLAIRDTGLFPMETRCVISAPGLVFLELYDCLGWTPLLESLPSLVTAFINTGPYCRDNCRNSSNADCGLESCVECYGIDDCVLLQGLSAATNLELITCKSMIFRNDIKWSPMFSKVKTLLLGDWCMAANFSGLVYFLQHSPILQRLTLELASRSEEFLIETSEIYNPAEQFLVSKHLKAVKINHVKDDKRIHQLLKVLAYHGVHLELINIEEKEDARERALY; this is translated from the exons ATGGCGATCATCGCCATGATTGCTATGACCTACGAGGAGGAGATTCAGCAAGACTTTGAGCTGTGGCTCCGTTATGCTGTGTCATGCAAAGCGAGGGTTATTCGACTCGAAATGACTGTTTATCGTCCTTTGAGGATATTTCCTGGGACTCTCATCTCCCAGCACTTGACAAGGTTAATTCTTCATCGTGTCCAGTTTGAGGATTTCTCTCTTGATGTTTTGGGCTGTCAGTTACTGGAGGTGTTGGACATTCAAGACTGTATAATCGACATTGAGACTGTTTTCCCAAAATCTCTACAACATCTGGCGATCAGAGATACAGGTCTTTTCCCAATGGAAACCCGGTGTGTTATATCTGCGCCAGGTCTGGTTTTCTTGGAACTATACGACTGTTTGGGTTGGACTCCGTTGCTTGAGAGCCTGCCATCATTGGTAACGGCATTTATCAACACTGGACCCTACTGCAGAGATAATTGTAGAAATAGTTCTAACGCGGACTGTGGTCTCGAGTCATGTGTGGAGTGCTATGGTATAGATGATTGTGTGCTTCTCCAAGGTTTATCAGCCGCTACAAATTTAGAGCTGATAACCTGCAAGTCTATG ATCTTcagaaatgatataaaatggtCCCCGATGTTTAGCAAGGTAAAAACATTGTTGCTTGGTGACTGGTGTATGGCTGCTAACTTCAGTGGACTAGTTTACTTTCTCCAGCACTCACCAATTCTACAGAGGCTTACGCTTGAACTTGCTAGTCGCTCTGAG GAATTTCTCATTGAAACGAGTGAGATCTACAACCCAGCGGAACAATTTTTGGTATCAAAACATCTCAAGGCAGTCAAAATCAATCATGTGAAAGACGATAAAAGGATTCACCAATTATTGAAGGTCCTTGCTTATCATGGAGTACATTTGGAACTAATAAACATTGAAGAGAAGGAGGACGCTCGTGAAC GAGCACTTTATTGA
- the LOC123107632 gene encoding uncharacterized protein isoform X1, which produces MAIIAMIAMTYEEEIQQDFELWLRYAVSCKARVIRLEMTVYRPLRIFPGTLISQHLTRLILHRVQFEDFSLDVLGCQLLEVLDIQDCIIDIETVFPKSLQHLAIRDTGLFPMETRCVISAPGLVFLELYDCLGWTPLLESLPSLVTAFINTGPYCRDNCRNSSNADCGLESCVECYGIDDCVLLQGLSAATNLELITCKSMIFRNDIKWSPMFSKVKTLLLGDWCMAANFSGLVYFLQHSPILQRLTLELASRSEEFLIETSEIYNPAEQFLVSKHLKAVKINHVKDDKRIHQLLKVLAYHGVHLELINIEEKEDARERFSFQHK; this is translated from the exons ATGGCGATCATCGCCATGATTGCTATGACCTACGAGGAGGAGATTCAGCAAGACTTTGAGCTGTGGCTCCGTTATGCTGTGTCATGCAAAGCGAGGGTTATTCGACTCGAAATGACTGTTTATCGTCCTTTGAGGATATTTCCTGGGACTCTCATCTCCCAGCACTTGACAAGGTTAATTCTTCATCGTGTCCAGTTTGAGGATTTCTCTCTTGATGTTTTGGGCTGTCAGTTACTGGAGGTGTTGGACATTCAAGACTGTATAATCGACATTGAGACTGTTTTCCCAAAATCTCTACAACATCTGGCGATCAGAGATACAGGTCTTTTCCCAATGGAAACCCGGTGTGTTATATCTGCGCCAGGTCTGGTTTTCTTGGAACTATACGACTGTTTGGGTTGGACTCCGTTGCTTGAGAGCCTGCCATCATTGGTAACGGCATTTATCAACACTGGACCCTACTGCAGAGATAATTGTAGAAATAGTTCTAACGCGGACTGTGGTCTCGAGTCATGTGTGGAGTGCTATGGTATAGATGATTGTGTGCTTCTCCAAGGTTTATCAGCCGCTACAAATTTAGAGCTGATAACCTGCAAGTCTATG ATCTTcagaaatgatataaaatggtCCCCGATGTTTAGCAAGGTAAAAACATTGTTGCTTGGTGACTGGTGTATGGCTGCTAACTTCAGTGGACTAGTTTACTTTCTCCAGCACTCACCAATTCTACAGAGGCTTACGCTTGAACTTGCTAGTCGCTCTGAG GAATTTCTCATTGAAACGAGTGAGATCTACAACCCAGCGGAACAATTTTTGGTATCAAAACATCTCAAGGCAGTCAAAATCAATCATGTGAAAGACGATAAAAGGATTCACCAATTATTGAAGGTCCTTGCTTATCATGGAGTACATTTGGAACTAATAAACATTGAAGAGAAGGAGGACGCTCGTGAAC GCTTCAGTTTTCAGCACAAGTAG
- the LOC123104708 gene encoding E3 ubiquitin-protein ligase ZNF598 — protein sequence MDDSCAVCADALEWVAYGPCGHREVCSTCVVRLRFVVGDRHCCICKTDCPSVFVTKAMGDYTRVISDFSALPAAASEGKAGEYWYHEDSRAYFDDADHYKMIRAMCRLSCSVCERIEEGQAAQAKGRDSTFKTIGLLRGHLSDKHGLRMCKLCLEGRKVFICQQKLYTQEQMARHTQTGDTEVDGSEVERGGFAGHPICEYCKRAFYGDNELYAHMTRDHYSCHICQRRHPGQYDYFRNYNDLEMHFRKDHFLCEDDACLAKKFVVFQSDAEINRHNAMEHGGRMSRAQRNAALQIPTSFMYQRNEQDQRRGRGRGRSAHHDRPDGDFSLPVDGSATADHGLGSRLDSAGGSTMLADESLFPPLPGSSNKCSASTQQGLQGLPKTTLASRLQQSRKGTVKVLYSGRPQTAQNPEIVPHASTSTHTCPTPERERNGSATAEHGLGSRVDSVAGPLQSSSVSSASSRRRSLGNGRVLEQLSFPHLQGRDIPDARMDAVSDETSFAPLSEHQSSNTLALNQSSRGSERLGDVFLPLPGSSNKGSASTRHGLKPFAKNTLASRLEQPRKGTVKVLNSGRPQTAENPEIVPHVSTSTQTCPTPEQERDGTATAEHHGLGSLVDSVAGPLQSSSVNSASSGQSLGNGGVLEQLSFPPPGDQDIPDARMDAVPEKTLFPPLSEHQPKHALAVNQSSRGSAKHQAKHAPAVNQSSRDSARLGDESLFPPLPGLSNKGSASTQQGLQSLAKNTFASRLQQPRKGAMNSCRSQTTENPEIVPDFSTSTEAWPTPDQGLHLSGSSHLRTVPQSTRDNGLVPPASSGSAWNSRAPIKMKHSVSTPNLVSGGSSTQASSSTAYGNKHQVSPQSSQPLPLAEDVRQANNALMEKMRAAFGMDEDRFSAFKEIASEYRHGVIGTSEYLSYVEQFGISHLVPEMAILLPDPLKQTELAEAYYANMRSKSLKENGSFETITLKEKLLQEGEAAVLSKDGYRSSKERTPLSAGGDQVAISKASSTSRYVGKGGGSSSSNNNSKQSKKTSKFLRARLGDNSLAMLDFRHPDDVSPERNVWKKGVAQKLFSGNAKK from the coding sequence ATGGACGACAGCTGCGCGGTGTGCGCGGACGCGCTCGAGTGGGTGGCCTACGGGCCCTGCGGCCACCGGGAGGTGTGCTCGACCTGCGTCGTCCGCCTCCGCTTCGTCGTCGGGGACCGTCATTGCTGCATCTGCAAGACGGACTGCCCCTCCGTCTTCGTCACCAAGGCCATGGGGGACTACACGAGGGTCATCTCCGATttctccgccttgcccgccgcgGCGAGCGAGGGGAAGGCGGGGGAGTACTGGTACCACGAGGATTCAAGGGCCTACTTCGACGACGCCGACCACTACAAGATGATTCGGGCCATGTGCCGGCTCTCCTGCAGCGTATGTGAGAGAATTGAGGAGGGCCAGGCGGCGCAAGCGAAGGGCAGGGACAGCACCTTCAAGACCATTGGCCTGCTAAGGGGGCATCTGTCCGACAAGCATGGGCTGCGCATGTGCAAACTTTGCTTGGAGGGGAGGAAGGTGTTCATCTGTCAACAGAAGCTCTACACGCAGGAACAGATGGCCCGGCACACGCAAACAGGGGACACTGAGGTGGATGGCTCCGAGGTCGAACGCGGCGGCTTTGCGGGACACCCGATTTGCGAGTATTGCAAGAGGGCATTCTATGGAGATAATGAGCTTTACGCGCATATGACCAGGGACCACTACTCGTGCCACATATGTCAGAGGCGGCATCCTGGGCAGTACGATTATTTCCGCAACTACAATGATTTGGAGATGCATTTTCGGAAAGATCACTTCCTCTGTGAAGATGACGCGTGTTTGGCAAAGAAGTTTGTTGTCTTCCAGAGCGACGCGGAGATCAACAGACACAATGCAATGGAGCACGGCGGGCGGATGTCTCGTGCCCAGAGGAACGCCGCACTTCAGATACCTACCAGTTTTATGTACCAAAGGAATGAGCAAGATCAAAGGCGTGGCAGAGGCAGGGGCCGTAGTGCTCACCATGACAGACCTGATGGGGATTTCTCATTACCTGTGGATGGCAGTGCAACTGCAGACCATGGCCTTGGAAGTCGACTTGATAGCGCAGGGGGTTCCACGATGCTTGCTGATGAATCACTGTTCCCTCCACTGCCTGGGTCAAGTAACAAGTGTTCTGCTTCAACACAACAGGGGCTGCAAGGTCTTCCTAAGACCACTCTTGCATCAAGGCTTCAACAGTCTAGGAAGGGCACCGTGAAGGTACTATATTCTGGTCGGCCTCAAACTGCTCAAAATCCTGAGATAGTACCTCATGCTTCCACTTCCACCCACACATGTCCTACACCTGAGCGGGAGCGGAATGGCAGTGCAACTGCAGAGCATGGCCTTGGAAGTCGAGTTGATAGTGTTGCAGGGCCTTTACAGTCATCAAGTGTCAGTTCGGCCAGTTCTCGTCGTCGAAGCTTAGGGAATGGTCGCGTGCTTGAACAATTGTCTTTTCCTCATCTTCAAGGCCGGGATATTCCTGATGCTAGGATGGATGCTGTTTCAGATGAAACCTCGTTTGCTCCCCTCTCGGAGCATCAATCAAGTAATACGCTGGCTCTTAATCAGAGCTCAAGGGGTTCTGAGAGGCTTGGTGATGTGTTCCTTCCATTGCCTGGGTCAAGTAACAAAGGTTCTGCTTCAACACGACATGGGCTGAAACCTTTTGCTAAGAACACACTTGCATCAAGGCTTGAACAACCTAGGAAGGGCACCGTGAAGGTACTAAATTCTGGTCGGCCTCAAACCGCTGAAAATCCTGAGATAGTACCTCATGTTTCCACTTCCACCCAGACATGTCCTACACCTGAGCAGGAGCGGGATGGCACTGCAACTGCAGAACATCATGGCCTTGGAAGTCTAGTTGATAGTGTTGCAGGGCCTTTACAGTCATCAAGTGTCAATTCAGCCAGTTCTGGTCAAAGCTTAGGGAATGGTGGCGTGCTCGAACAATTGTCTTTTCCTCCTCCTGGAGACCAGGATATTCCTGATGCTAGGATGGATGCTGTTCCTGAAAAAACCTTGTTTCCCCCCCTCTCAGAGCATCAACCAAAGCATGCACTGGCTGTTAATCAGAGCTCAAGGGGTTCTGCGAAGCATCAAGCAAAGCATGCACCGGCTGTTAATCAGAGCTCAAGGGATTCTGCGAGGCTTGGTGATGAATCATTATTCCCTCCATTGCCTGGGTTAAGTAACAAGGGTTCTGCTTCAACACAACAGGGGCTGCAAAGTCTTGCTAAGAACACATTTGCATCAAGGCTTCAACAACCTAGGAAGGGCGCCATGAATTCTTGTCGGTCCCAAACCACTGAAAATCCTGAGATAGTGCCTGATTTTTCCACTTCCACCGAGGCATGGCCGACGCCTGATCAGGGGCTACATCTCTCTGGGTCTTCTCACCTTCGGACTGTACCTCAATCGACAAGAGATAATGGGCTCGTGCCACCTGCCTCCAGTGGTTCAGCATGGAATTCCAGAGCTCCAATCAAGATGAAGCACTCTGTTTCTACCCCTAATCTTGTTTCTGGTGGGTCCTCTACCCAGGCATCATCAAGTACAGCTTACGGCAATAAACACCAAGTGTCACCTCAAAGCAGCCAGCCTTTGCCTCTTGCGGAGGATGTTCGGCAAGCGAACAACGCCCTCATGGAAAAAATGCGTGCTGCATTTGGAATGGATGAGGATAGGTTCTCTGCGTTTAAAGAAATTGCTTCTGAATACCGTCACGGCGTCATTGGTACTTCGGAGTATCTCTCCTATGTGGAGCAGTTTGGTATATCGCATCTTGTTCCTGAAATGGCTATACTGTTGCCTGATCCTCTGAAGCAGACCGAACTTGCTGAGGCCTATTACGCCAACATGCGCTCTAAAAGCCTGAAAGAAAATGGCAGTTTTGAAACCATTACCTTGAAAGAGAAATTGCTTCAGGAAGGAGAGGCTGCAGTGCTTTCAAAGGATGGGTACCGATCTTCCAAGGAAAGAACCCCACTATCTGCTGGAGGTGATCAAGTTGCCATTTCAAAGGCGTCTAGCACCAGTAGGTATGTGGGCAAGGGTGGAGGAAGCAGCAGCAGTAATAACAACAGTAAACAATCAAAGAAGACGTCAAAGTTTCTCAGAGCTCGGTTGGGCGACAACTCATTGGCTATGCTTGATTTTCGTCATCCTGATGATGTGAGCCCTGAAAGAAACGTTTGGAAGAAGGGTGTGGCGCAGAAGCTCTTTTCCGGCAATGCAAAGAAATAG
- the LOC123107631 gene encoding uncharacterized protein, with amino-acid sequence MERSHLHHHLLLLLLVVGVGLLATEVAGHEQESCDTAILAHHINILSPPTTEKDPGGASCEVVRSGVDSSLAAAAGVTPCLCLLDDVPAFLVTGFFIAHVPAEIYAPCGGQHVNEAQLLAEKCGRVLAGLSSWREEEKDKDGAMEDNEDGAVDDEAIRSNTDGLAGSMSIVE; translated from the exons ATGGAGCGCTCCCACCTccaccaccatctcctcctcctcctcttggtcGTCGGAGTTGGCCTCCTCGCCACTGAGGTCGCCGGCCACGAGCAGGAGTCCTGCGACACCGCGATACTGGCCCATCACATCAACATCCTCTCGCCCCCTACCACCGAGAAGGACCCCGGCGGCGCTAGCTGCGAGGTGGTGCGGTCCGGGGTGGACTCGTCCCTGGCTGCGGCCGCGGGCGTGACCCCGTGCCTCTGCCTCCTCGATGACGTCCCAGCTTTTCTCGTCACCGGCTTCTTCATCGCGCACGTCCCCGCCGAGATCTACGCCCCCTGCGGAGGCCAGCACGTCAACGAAGCCCAGCTCCTCGCGGAGAAATGCGGCA GAGTATTGGCTGGATTGTCATCctggagagaggaggagaaggacaaAGATGGCGCCATGGAGGACAATGAGGACGGCGCCGTGGACGACGAGGCCATCCGCAGCAACACTGATGGGTTGGCTGGCTCTATGTCCATCGTCGAGTAG